The following proteins are encoded in a genomic region of Plasmodium sp. gorilla clade G2 genome assembly, chromosome: 2:
- a CDS encoding DNA-directed RNA polymerase II 16 kDa subunit, putative, giving the protein MANNINGDVKNLDLGPDFKNCKCLNLCELQLILGDQLRLTSKRNEEAQALIKSSYDYANKFATIKNRSSIVDVRTNLERIGDLHEYEIAMLVNLLPKTILEARYLIPSLIRLNDETLNSILEHLISYKMYVS; this is encoded by the exons ATGGCAAATAATATCAATGGAGATGTAAAAAATTTAGACCTTGGTCCTG atTTTAAGAATTGTAAATGTTTGAATTTATGTGAGCTTCAATTAATTTTGGGAGACCAGCTTCGATTAACATCCAAGAGAAATGAAGAAGCTCAAgc aTTGATTAAATCGTCCTATGATTATGCAAATAAATTTGCTACTATAAAAAATAGAAGTTCAATTGTCGACGTCAGAACTAATTTAGAACGTATAGGAGATTTACATGAATATGAAATAGCCATGCTAGTGAATCTTTTGCCTAAAACCATATTAGAAGCTAGATATTTAATTCCTTCATTAATTCGTTTAAATGATGAAACGTTAAATTCTATATTAGAACATCTTATAAGTTATAAAATGTACGTTTCTTAA
- a CDS encoding 26S proteasome regulatory subunit RPN1, putative — MTAEDKKAVSIQVPVKDVDDKRRKLNNSKIKKEELNEEEKKKKEELELLITRLRDEDVNVVNLSITLLNKEIIDTSGILTSSLLALKVLKTHYNTLIEIFNDMIFEDCKKKLSNMISALSTTIGDENNIVKFVITGNKHDLINYGHEYIKNLITKLLVEYKILKEEENNQNGLTTTTTNKIVTINHIYELVNIVVPYCFAHNTEYEAIDLLIEVDKINDIYLYVDEKSCDRSILYLLNLTHYSSSTEEYYKLMDVILNILKKHNKHVECLKILLRLNKIDKIKDLIFECNDILICKQIALICARHCVHIQFTEEEIKKYTHLNLNEISTLTSGEHLSPIFLKLAKDLDVEEPKLPEDVYKSHLEEKRNTTVWDSAKQNLSSTFVNAFVNAAFCKDKLMTVNSSLWIFKNKDYGLMSATASMGLLLMWNLDEGLSQIDKFQYSSDQYVKAGALMAFGLACTNIKNECDPAYALLSEHIDAENTLEKMGAILGFGYAYAGTNRENLLDILIPPLVDNGCIIECSVYAALSLGLVFVGSQNREIAEYIIDTVLEKEKVNNSLDTPIAKLYAVALGLLFLCSREKCEATLSALEIIKHPISKYMIATVEGMAFAGSNDVLKVQKMLQVLVEKRGDKKNNSDSKTTTANNADNNKSSNVDTNKATNTDTSKKTDNNNNNNNNNNNNSKNTKSNEDKSSSSKTYVEDNLDQCVAILNIALIALTDDISSDMTTRIIDHFLQYSNVNQKKAVPLALALLFTSFPKPNIVDILSKLTHDQDPDVALHAIISLGFVGAGTNNSRIAILLRQLSAFYCKDTNAIFVVRLAQGLLYMGKGLLTINPLHSNRSIINYVSLGSLLITIHACLQLKATILGKYHYLLYHLVPCIYPRMLVTVNEKLESLPVSVRVGQAVDIVGQAGKPKTITGFQTHVTPVLLSHTDRAEMATEEYISVNDTLEGIVILKKDPNYIPPQIN, encoded by the exons ATGACAGCAGAGGATAAAAAG gCCGTATCTATACAAGTTCCAGTGAAAGATGTGGACGATAAGAGAAGAAAATTGAATAATTCGAAAATAAAGAAGGAAGaattaaatgaagaagaaaagaagaagaaagaaGAATTAGAATTATTAATTACAAGATTAAGAGATGAAGATGTAAATGTTGTAAATTTGTCGATtactttattaaataaagaaattattgaTACAAGTGGTATATtaacatcatcattattagcATTAAAGGTATTAAAAACACATTATAATACTttaatagaaatatttaatgACATGATATTTGAAGAttgtaaaaaaaagttaAGTAATATGATTAGTGCATTATCTACAACAATAggagatgaaaataatattgtaaAGTTTGTTATCACTGGAAATAAACATGATCTAATTAATTATGgacatgaatatataaaaaatttaataacaaaattgttagttgaatataaaattttaaaagaagaagaaaataatcaaaatggCTTAACAACAACGACAACAAATAAAATTGTTAcaataaatcatatatacgAATTAGTAAATATCGTAGTACCTTATTGTTTTGCACATAATACAGAATATGAAGCTATTGATTTATTAATAGAAGTtgataaaattaatgatatttatttatatgtagatGAGAAATCATGCGATAGATCAatattgtatttattaaatttaacaCATTATAGTTCATCCACtgaagaatattataaattaatggatgttattttaaatattttaaaaaaacataataaacATGTAGaatgtttaaaaatattattgagattaaataaaattgataaaattaaagatCTTATTTTTGAATGTAatgatattttaatatgtaaACAAATAGCACTCATTTGTGCAAGACATTGTGTACATATACAATTTACAgaagaagaaattaaaaaatatacacatcttaatttaaatgaaattTCCACACTAACATCAGGAGAACATTTATCTCCTATATTCTTAAAACTAGCAAAGGATCTTGATGTAGAAGAACCCAAATTACCAGAGGATGTATATAAATCACATcttgaagaaaaaagaaatacaaCCGTATGGGATTCAGCCAAACAAAATTTATCTTCCACATTTGTTAATGCATTCGTAAATGCTGCTTTTTGTAAGGATAAATTAATGACGGTTAATTCATCTTTATggatttttaaaaataaagattatGGTCTAATGAGTGCAACTGCATCTATGGGATTATTATTAATGTGGAACTTAGATGAAGGATTATCACAAATAGATAAATTCCAATATAGTAGTGATCAATATGTTAAAGCAGGTGCTTTAATGGCCTTTGGATTAGCATgcacaaatataaaaaatgaatgtgATCCAGCATATGCTTTGTTATCTGAACATATAGATGCTGAAAACACATTAGAAAAAATGGGAGCTATATTAGGATTTGGTTATGCTTATGCAGGTACTAATAGAGAAAATTTATTAGATATTCTAATTCCACCATTAGTTGATAATGGTTGTATTATTGAATGTAGTGTATATGCAGCTTTATCATTAGGACTAGTTTTTGTTGGATCACAAAATAGAGAAATTGctgaatatataatagataCTGTcctagaaaaagaaaaagttaataattctttagaTACTCCTATAGCTAAATTATATGCTGTTGCATTAggacttttatttttatgttcaaGAGAAAAATGTGAAGCTACATTATCCGCTTTAGAAATTATTAAGCATcctatatcaaaatatatgattGCAACAGTAGAAGGTATGGCTTTTGCTGGATCGAATGATGTTTTAAAAGTTCAAAAAATGTTACAAGTATTAGTTGAAAAAAGaggtgataaaaaaaataattctgaTAGTAAAACAACAACAGCAAATAATgcagataataataaaagttcCAATGTTGATACAAATAAAGCTACTAATACAGATACATCAAAAAAaactgataataataataataataataataataataataataacagtaAGAATACTAAAAGTAATGAAGACAAAAGTTCATCTAGTAAAACCTATGTAGAAGATAATTTAGATCAATGTGTAgctattttaaatattgcaCTTATTGCTTTAACTGATGATATTAGTTCAGATATGACTACCAGAATTATTGATCACTTTTTACAATATTCAAAtgtaaatcaaaaaaaagcAGTACCATTAGCACTAGCATTACTATTTACATCTTTTCCAAAACCAAATATTGTAGATATTTTATCAAAATTAACACATGATCAAGATCCGGATGTTGCTTTGCATGCTATCATTTCTCTAGGATTTGTTGGAGCAGGAACAAATAATTCCAGAATAGCTATCTTATTAAGACAATTATCTGCATTTTATTGTAAAGATACCAATGCTATTTTTGTTGTAAGATTAGCTCAAGGTTTGTTATATATGGGTAAAGGTTTACTAACTATTAATCCATTACATTCAAATCGTTCAATTATTAATTATGTATCCTTAGGATCTCTTTTAATAACAATTCATGCCTGTTTACAATTAAAAGCTACTATCCTTGGAAAATATCATTACTTACTCTATCATTTGGTTCCTTGCATTTACCCAAGAATGCTTGTAACGGTTAATGAGAAATTGGAGTCTCTTCCCGTGTCTGTTCGTGTTGGacag GCCGTTGACATTGTTGGACAAGCAGGAAAACCCAAAACAATAACAGGGTTTCAAACACATGTTACACCTGTGTTATTGTCTCATACTGATAGAGCTGAAATGGCCACAGAAGAAT ATATATCTGTTAATGATACCTTAGAAGGTATTGTCATTCTTAAAAAGGATCCAAACTATATCCCACCACAAATAAATTAA
- a CDS encoding DNA repair endonuclease, putative, with translation MGVKGLWSIVSPVGVRVNPEIFTGKRIAIDVSIWLYELTYANNVKDLRYKSFDNMSIFNDLWIDFSENISNELKTDNIKKAHLYFFFLRICKLLYYNIRPIFIFDGNPPELKRKTIFQRQIKKKNYEEKFKKTAEKLVYNYYQRTLLNSLKSKNKKNDNLNNIEDKKINTPKKKTDIPNKTNDDISKSSLLKIYDDIKEKDKSLNNLVEHVGNVPVSVKDVLTICNDDLSKIKNKIFMITDFCPVLFLGEEDGHIDTVENMNKLDNKNEEENNLNYSINHNNIQDVNNNNNDENNDNENYNKLQRDHKNYVDRNKDSTNIYFDDNEMEDTKNKNSLYNNDDIDEQIIRKKHMARKKYYESIPKPFKGFLCMRRPVDIIDISNYNTEMLEFSETLKVNENKFNQQLNVLDEKNRSPIVNINLLKDNNNNINKDVIEGEPKKGYINLIDVDSCNSNSSSRLENYENIERGGKNMLITNEDNSKNKSNNNNNNINVNDNNKYVGECSPEKINDNGINNKNINILELPNNLDTSNLFLEGKDEYKVYYVNKEEIRIPLFKEINKDIFEKLPLKLQYQILQDIKEEWYTDNRIKAIKSKDDMDVFSQVQLETYVRMIKTDFEIEKLKIKMAENIQSVEGELLINKDLSKNTDNISIKDYNVIQKKKSKKKKKKFLNDILNTYNFNTESKYQDLYVKGETSQQDIKKDIDSVRQEIYKNEDIIRDTYDKSDIFRNIKIDSNKKNEIYKLQLDQEETDEKKIYNKNNNNSGSSKNVFLKIENEFKKDLLLDDRQIFGDSLLADIKDYKNNSVNLDNNNETKNLLEDRKEIIIKNDSTINEYEEKNKIIYISDEQKYNEGDIIFKEKKEKNNDTSSDDFENCSVQEKIYVNEDIEEYNNKNEDILSASSCSSSIILEEVKYKKEKKDEFVSPNLYVLLDEFEHSNDVENNYISVSSDDIKPQVDKKKITRVNETTVDKINVEDVKKGDDNRIIEISFEDSHISEGSKYNNNINNNNNGDDNIFDNVDNNIYDNDNKLEKKFPKDNIPDVVHKNYINNTFIIEQGEGEKENEFVDNHIDILPLVDNKILSIEPQKSNELICIENKSSKKKFMSKEDISNVLIHKGDDINNLSKENYFEILLDKKQDMDNFHMNVEGSHDKLKEDKLDEGAYFEYLEDNKILDSYIKETNKENEELIKEYKKLKKNNIEINDEMNDDIKLLLNFFGIPYIQSPCEAEAQCSYLNNKNYCDAIISDDSDVLVFSGKTVIKNFFNKKKTVEVYEKKAIEEKLGLYQEELINISLLCGCDYTIGVHGIGIVNALEIIKAFPNFEDLKILKDIVSNPFKKINKDMYNQEIQQFLNTHKNYKLNWIFPNNFPDREVYKCFKYPKVCTDIKKFEWHIPDINSIIKFLNKTTNISEEKVFNVLNPILQKYNVKARTYQSKIEDFFPLLEKKRKTVDDLIDKIRATNKQKRQKNKTLHLDNKISSLIDINPAGVIKSKRMTSALDHIKRRKSSKKKK, from the coding sequence ATGGGTGTTAAAGGTCTTTGGTCGATTGTATCACCTGTAGGTGTTCGTGTTAATCCTGAGATTTTTACAGGTAAAAGAATAGCTATTGATGTTAGTATATGGTTATATGAATTGACGTATGCTAATAACGTGAAAGATCTACGATATAAATCTTTTGATAACATGAGTATATTTAATGATTTATGGATAGATTTTTCTGAGAATATATCTAATGAACTAAAAAcagataatattaaaaaagcacatctatattttttttttttaagaatatgtaaattattgtattataatataagaccgatatttatatttgatgGAAATCCACCAgaattaaaaaggaaaactATATTTCAAAGACagattaagaaaaaaaattatgaagaaaaatttaaaaaaacagCTGAGAAGCttgtttataattattatcaaaggacattattaaattctttgaaaagtaaaaataaaaaaaatgataatttaaataatatagaagataaaaaaattaatacaccgaaaaaaaaaacagataTACCAAATAAGACCAATGATGATATATCAAAAAGtagtttattaaaaatatatgacgatattaaagaaaaagataaatcattaaataatttagttGAACATGTGGGGAATGTACCTGTAAGTGTTAAGGATGTTTTAACTATATGTAATGATGATttaagtaaaataaaaaataaaatatttatgataacCGATTTTTGTCCTGTTCTTTTTTTGGGTGAAGAAGATGGTCATATTGATACTGTGGagaatatgaataaattagataataaaaatgaggaagaaaataatttaaattattctaTAAATCATAATAACATACAagatgttaataataataataatgatgaaaataatgataatgaaaattataataaattacagagagatcataaaaattatgtagaTAGAAATAAGGATAgtactaatatatattttgatgataatgaaatggaagatacaaaaaataaaaatagtctatataataatgatgatattgatgaacaaataataagaaaaaaacatatggctagaaaaaaatattatgaaagcATTCCAAAACCATTTAAAGGGTTTTTATGTATGAGAAGACCTGTAgatattattgatataaGTAATTATAATACAGAGATGTTGGAATTCTCAGAAACATTAAaagtaaatgaaaataaatttaaccAACAACTTAATGTcttagatgaaaaaaataggTCACCtatagtaaatataaatttattaaaagataataataataatataaataaagatgtAATTGAAGGAGAACCAAAAAAGGGGTATATTAATTTGATAGATGTGGATTCatgtaatagtaatagtagtagtagaCTTGAAAATTATGAGAATATTGAAAGAGGGggaaaaaatatgttaataaCAAACGAAGATAattctaaaaataaaagtaataataataataataatatcaatgtgaatgataataataaatacgtTGGAGAATGTAGTccagaaaaaataaatgataatggaataaacaataaaaatattaatatattagaatTGCCAAATAATTTAGATACatctaatttatttttagaaGGAAAAGATGAATATAAAGTTTATTATGTAAACAAAGAAGAAATACGAATTCCATTATTcaaagaaattaataaagatatttttGAAAAGCTACCTTTAAAATTACAGTATCAAATATTACAAGATATTAAAGAAGAATGGTATACTGATAATAGAATCAAAGCAATAAAATCAAAAGACGATATGGATGTTTTTTCACAAGTACAACTAGAAACATATGTAAGAATGATTAAAACCGATTTTGAAATAGAAaagttaaaaataaaaatggcAGAAAATATTCAAAGTGTAGAAGgagaattattaataaataaagatttatcaaaaaatacAGATAATATTAGTATAAAAGATTATAAtgttattcaaaaaaaaaaatccaaaaaaaaaaaaaaaaaatttctaaatgatatattaaatacatataattttaatactGAAAGTAAATATCAGGATCTATATGTTAAAGGAGAAACATCACAAcaagatattaaaaaagatattgATTCGGTTAGACaggaaatttataaaaacgaAGATATTATAAGAGATACATATGATAAGTCTGATATAtttagaaatattaaaatagatagtaataaaaaaaatgaaatttataaattacaGTTGGATCAAGAAGAAactgatgaaaaaaaaatatataataaaaataataataatagtggaAGTAGCAAAAAtgtctttttaaaaatagagaatgaatttaaaaaagacCTTTTATTAGATGATCGTCAAATTTTTGGTGATAGCCTTTTAGCTGATATAAAagattataaaaacaattcTGTTAATttggataataataatgaaacaaaaaatttattggaagatagaaaagaaattataattaagAATGATTCTActataaatgaatatgaagaaaaaaataagataatatacatatcaGATGagcaaaaatataatgaaggagatattatatttaaagagaaaaaagagaaaaacaATGATACTTCAAGTGATGATTTTGAAAATTGTAGTGTgcaggaaaaaatatatgtaaatgaagatatagaagaatataataataaaaatgaagatatattatCAGCATCATCATGTTCATCATCGATTATATTAGAAGAagtcaaatataaaaaagaaaaaaaagatgagTTTGTTAGTcctaatttatatgttttactTGATGAATTTGAACATTCTAATGACGTtgagaataattatatttccgTTTCTTCTGATGATATAAAACCACAGgtggacaaaaaaaaaattacaagaGTAAATGAAACTACagtagataaaataaatgtggAGGATGTTAAAAAAGGAGATGATAATAGGATAATAGAAATATCTTTTGAGGATAGCCATATATCAGAAGGgtcaaaatataataataatattaataataataataatggtgatgataatatttttgataatgttgataataatatttatgataatgataacaaATTGGAGAAAAAATTTCCAAAGGATAATATTCCAGATGTTGTTCATAAAAactatattaataatacatttattattgAACAAGGGGAAggtgaaaaagaaaatgaatttGTAGATAatcatatagatatattacctcttgttgataataaaatactaTCGATCGAACCACAAAAGAGTAATGAATTAATATGTATCGAAAATAAAAGctcaaagaaaaaatttatgaGTAAAGAAGATATAAGTAATGTGCTAATACATAAAGGTGATGATATCAACAATTTAAgtaaagaaaattattttgaaatattattagataAGAAACAAGATATGGATAATTTCCATATGAATGTAGAAGGAAGTcatgataaattaaaagaagataaATTAGATGAAGGAGCTTATTTTGAATATCtagaagataataaaattcttgattcttatataaaagaaacaaataaagaaaatgaagaattaataaaagaatataaaaaattaaaaaaaaataatattgaaataaatgatgaaatgaatgatgatataaaattattattgaaTTTTTTTGGTATTCCATATATACAATCTCCATGTGAAGCAGAAGCTCAATgttcatatttaaataataaaaattattgtgATGCTATTATAAGTGATGATTCTGATGTTTTAGTTTTTAGTGGAAAAACAGTtataaagaatttttttaataaaaaaaaaacagtggaagtttatgaaaaaaaagctATTGAAGAAAAGCTAGGGTTATATCAAGAAGAActaattaatatttctttattatgtGGATGTGATTATACAATAGGTGTGCATGGTATAGGTATTGTTAATGCTTTAGAAATAATTAAAGCTTTTCCAAATTTTGaggatttaaaaatattaaaagatattGTATCTAAcccttttaaaaaaataaataaagatatgtATAATCAAGAAATACAACAATTCTTAAATactcataaaaattataaacttAATTGGATATTCCCTAATAATTTTCCTGATAGAGAAGTttataaatgttttaaatatCCTAAGGTATGCacagatattaaaaaattcgaATGGCATATACCTGATATTAATAGTATAatcaaatttttaaataaaactaCAAATATATCAGAAGAAAAAGTTTTTAATGTCTTAAATCCaattttacaaaaatataatgttaaGGCTAGAACATATCAGTCAAAAATTGAAGACTTCTTTCCACTTTtggagaaaaaaagaaaaactgTAGATGATTTAATTGATAAAATTAGAGCAACTAATAAACAAAAgagacaaaaaaataaaacactTCATTtggataataaaatatcatcACTTATTGATATAAATCCAGCAGGAGTTATCAAATCTAAGAGAATGACATCGGCCTTGGATCATATAAAAAGGAGAAAATCAAGCAAGAAGAAAAagtga
- a CDS encoding cysteine desulfuration protein SufE produces MNKKKLKAHFFVLYIICSCFILILSIKHDKYNNESKKKNFFFNIRTKIIFYKLKKVNQIKNAPQLYIQFYKPKYYKTTHSLKGIFDEISGNKNPENPKNIDQYNLTPKLKKTVELFQSMPNSPYYKSQQVILMGKKIPPMPDKYKIRQNQVLGCQSVVYIYPKVEENEDKKKVIVWLGHSDGLLTKGIVYILTDGLSGHTPEDILKVNPNFITLTGISEFLTMSRINGYLNIMNKIKIFCTNILKNMDN; encoded by the exons atgaataaaaagaaattaaaagcACACTtctttgttttatatataatatgctcATGCTTCATTTTAATACTTTCTATTAAacatgataaatataataatgaatccaaaaaaaaaaattttttttttaatataagaacaaaaataatcttctataaattaaaaaaagttaACCAAATTAAAAATGCTCCTCAGTTATACATACAATTTTACAAAcccaaatattataaaactaCGCATTCTTTAAAGGGCATATTTGATGAAATATCAGGAAATAAAAATCCAGAAAAtccaaaaaatatagatcAATACAACTTAACAccaaaattgaaaaaaacaGTTGAACTCTTTCAATCGATGCCCAACAGTCCATATTACAa aaGTCAACAAGTGATATTAATGGGAAAAAAAATTCCACCAATGcctgataaatataaaattagacAAAATCAAGTTTTG GGGTGTCAATCAGTGGTATATATTTACCCAAAAgtagaagaaaatgaagataaaaaaaaagttattgTATGGTTGGGTCATTCag ACGGATTGTTAACAAAAGGAATAGTTTACATATTAACAGACGGTTTAAGTGGACATACGCCTgaagatattttaaaagtaaACCCCAATTTTATAACACTTACTGGTATTTCAGAATTTTTAACAATGAGCAGAATAAATggttatttaaatattatgaacaaaataaaaatattctgcACCAATATATTGAAGAATATGgacaattaa
- a CDS encoding pantothenate transporter has protein sequence MAKNQYMEDRNIREPNALLGEETEKLVDSFNYGNNSNSIYKKVNSNRSKNGKHSLAFHKSLAVVNVAAGLDGCDDQLLPASFRALEADLNLHPSLLGYITLAQTLMLSLFSPIWGFLSDKYSRKWMLVFGTALWGIATILLANINDFAHILFFRAINGLALGSIGPISQSILADAAKNESLGLSFGLVQLSSSLGRLIGGVVTTTVALKYFGGIRGWRLCFIVVGILSVLLSIIVALFVEDAPRQVRKNRKIDYLDGESNTTTNNSSSNNNNRNNNNMNNMNNINNNLENANSFTGLSHQSTRTYLLYQNIVELLKDSLSKKSIIIILLEGFTGTIPWLALSFNTMFFQYCGLSDLQAAIITGFLLIGSAIGGVIGGHFGDIMHDISNKHGRPLLGQLAMFGRVPLVLLIYLVIPKKKESFELFALACFCLGLSSIAGVAVNRPIVSDIIRPDYRGTVFSLTIAIEGVGSSLIGAPLFGYLAEKVFKYQNNNLLIADMPEDIRINNAQALSKTLFYLTIIPWILSFIFYSLLHFTYGKEYLKMNEIIENEYKYDDEDEETIPEKKMLT, from the coding sequence ATGGCTAAAAACCAATATATGGAGGATAGAAATATTAGAGAACCTAATGCCTTATTAGGGGAAGAAACTGAGAAACTAGTAGATTCGTTTAATTATGGAAATAACTCCAAttctatttataaaaaagtgAATTCAAATAGGAGCAAAAATGGAAAGCACAGTTTAGCATTTCACAAATCATTGGCAGTTGTAAATGTAGCTGCAGGATTAGATGGATGTGATGATCAATTATTACCAGCAAGTTTTAGAGCATTAGAAGCAGATTTAAATTTACATCCTTCCTTATTAGGATATATAACTTTAGCACAGACTTTAATGTTAAGTTTGTTTAGTCCTATATGGGGTTTTTTATCAGATAAATATTCTCGAAAATGGATGTTAGTATTTGGAACAGCTTTATGGGGCATAGCAACTATATTATTGGCTAACATAAATGATTTTGcgcatatattattttttaggGCAATAAATGGATTAGCCTTAGGTAGTATAGGACCTATATCTCAAAGTATTTTAGCAGATGCTGCAAAAAATGAATCTTTAGGTTTATCATTTGGTTTAGTGCAATTATCCTCAAGTTTGGGTAGATTGATTGGAGGGGTAGTAACAACAACGGTtgctttaaaatattttggtGGTATCAGAGGATGGAGATTATGTTTTATAGTCGTGGGTATATTGAGTGTTTTGTTAAGTATTATAGTGGCATTGTTTGTAGAGGATGCTCCTAGACAGGTTcgtaaaaatagaaaaattgACTATTTAGATGGGGAATCTAATACGACTactaataatagtagtagtaataataataatagaaataataataatatgaataatatgaataatattaataataatcttGAGAATGCCAATTCTTTCACTGGGTTAAGTCATCAGAGTACCAGAAcctatttattatatcagaACATTGTTGAATTGTTAAAAGATagtttatcaaaaaaaagtatcattattattcttttagaAGGTTTTACTGGTACTATTCCTTGGCTAGCATTAAGTTTTAATACCATGTTTTTTCAATATTGTGGATTAAGTGATTTACAAGCAGCTATAATAACAggatttttattaattggTTCAGCTATAGGAGGTGTGATAGGAGGTCATTTTGGTGATATTATGCATGATATATCTAATAAGCATGGAAGACCATTATTAGGTCAGCTAGCTATGTTTGGTAGAGTACCATtggtattattaatatatttagttatacctaaaaaaaaagaaagtttTGAATTATTTGCCTTGGCATGTTTTTGTCTTGGTCTATCATCAATAGCTGGTGTAGCAGTTAATAGACCCATCGTGTCAGATATTATAAGACCAGATTATAGAGGTACTGTCTTTTCTTTGACTATAGCAATAGAAGGTGTTGGCTCTTCTTTAATTGGAGCTCCTTTGTTTGGTTATTTAGCAGAAAAGGTATTTAagtatcaaaataataatttattaatagcTGATATGCCAGAagatataagaataaataatgCGCAAGCATTATCAAAAACGCTCTTTTATTTAACTATAATACCATGGATCttgtcatttatattttatagtttattacattttacatatggaaaagaatatttaaagatgaatgaaattattgaaaatgaatataagtatgatgatgaagatgaggAAACCATaccagaaaaaaaaatgttaacaTGA